The following is a genomic window from Bufo gargarizans isolate SCDJY-AF-19 chromosome 10, ASM1485885v1, whole genome shotgun sequence.
cctgtattatactccggagctgcactcactattctgctggtgcagtcactgtgtacatacattacttatcctgtactgatcctgagttacatcctgtattatactccagagctgcactcactattctgctggtgcagtcactgtgtacatacattacttatcctgtactgatcctgagttacatcctgtattatactccagagctgcactcactattctgctggtgcagtcactgtgtacatacattacttatcctgtactgatcctgagttacatcctgtaatatactccagagctgcactcactattctgctggtgcagtcactgtgtacatacattacttatcctgtactgatcctgagttacatcctgtattatactccagagctgcactcactattctgctggtgcagtcactgtgtacatacattacttatcctgtactgatcctgagttacatcctgtattatactccagagctgcactcactattctgccggtgcagtcactgtgtacatacattacttatcctgtactgatcctaagttacatcctgtattatactccagagctgcactcactattctgccggtgcagtcactgtgtacatacattactaatcctgtactgatcctaagttacatcctgtattatactccagagctgcactcactattctgccggtgcagtcactgtgtacatacattacttatcctggactgatcctgagttacatcctgtattataccccagagctgcactcactcttctgccggtgcagtcactgtgtacatacattactaatcctgtactgatcctaagttacatcctgtattatactccagagctgcactcactattctgctggtgcagtcactgtgtacatacattacttatcctgtactgatcctgcgttacatcctgtattatactccagagctgcactcactattctgctggtgcagtcactgtgtacatacattacttatcctgtactgatcctgagttacatcctgtattatactccagagctgcactcactattctgccgatgcagtcactgtgtacatacattacttatcctgtactgatcctgagttacatcctgtattatactccagagctgcactcactattctgctggtgcagtcactgtgtacatacattacttatcctgtactgatcctgagttacatcctgtattatactccagagctgcactcactattctgccgatgcagtcactgtgtacatacattacttatcctgtactgatcctgagttacatcctgtattatactccagagctgcactcactattctgctggtgcagtcactgtgtacatacattacttatcctgtactgatcctgagttacatcctgtattatactccagagctgcactcactattctgccgatgcagtcactgtgtacatacattacttatcctgtactgatcctgagttacatcctgtattgtactccagagctgcactcactattctgctggtgcagtcactgtgtacatacattacttatcctgtactgatcctgagttacatcctgtattatactccagagctgcactcactattctgccggtgcagtcactgtgcacatacattacttatcctgtactgatcctgagttacatcctgtattatactccagagctgcgctcactattctgccggtgcagtcactgtgtacgttACTTATCTGTACTGCTATGGACATTCCCTATGGAATCTTTGTTATCATCCTGCATGTTGTATTTCCAGGTTTACATTGTGATTGGCGGCACAGATGGATTTTTCGGAGGATTCTGTGGAAACGTGGCCGGTCCTGTCCTGGGTGTCGTCCGCTGTCATGGTGGTTGGCGGTGTGCTCCCATACATCCCCCAGTATCAGGAGATTAAGAGGACGTCTAATGCGGAGGGGTTCTCCACCTGGGTCTGCTTTGTTCTGCTGGTTGCCAATATCCTCCGGATATTTTTTAGGTGAGAGCAGAGCTGCTGCTGATTTCTGCTCTGCAGGTCGTTCAGCTCTTTGTGGCCCTTGAACCAATTGGATGAACTAAAAAGGTCACATGACACTTGCAATCCATCCCAGACTCCTTGTGTATAAggagtccggggggggggggggggcggattaCTCCTGTATTCAGCCACAATAGAACTGTCCCCATGACAGTGCTGACCCCGGGGGGTCGGGATTGATTTGACTCTGCGCCGGTGTCACTGCTCCTCTAATTACCGCAGACTGAGCCCCACAGTCCTGTCTGCCTTGTCGTTCTGAGACCGGACGACTCGGGGGGATTTCCATTAATAATCAGCTCAGATGAGTTCTCCTTGTTTCAGGGCTGCAATTAAATCTCATCCCAGTAATTGTCCGCTTTCATTCAGCTTTCACGTTAGCCCATGAAATGTGCGCAGAATTAATGGGCGACTATTAATGAGCGCGTCTGATCTCCGGGGCTCGAACGAGCTGCAGATAACGTCTCAACCTAGTGTAACGAGGCCAAGGTCACAGCGATGACTGCGCAGGCGGCAGAGCCGCTACAATGTATCATTAATGTTGCAATAACATGTCACTCCTTGTATCAATAATGTATCCAGATGAAAACTCCTTTGCTACTAATTATCTTCTTCATCTAAACATGCCCCAAAGATCAGCAGGCGgcattagccccccccccccccccccccatacagtaagaAGTCACCATGATCCAGATCACTTACAAACCTGCCCTTGAAGGAGCTCGGGGGCTGGAATTGGGCTCCCCTCATTTCCATATGATGGTCCGCACCAGTCAGAGTGGTGGAGATGGCGGTGGAGACCCCTGACGTTCTGACTGGTATCCATCACACGTATAAGGGCAGTGGGTCGTATTGCTCGGGCTGTGGCGATACGATGGCGGTCCCTTGTGATCACGTGCTCTTGTCTCTCACAGGTTTGGGAAGTTCTTCGAGTTCCCTCTCCTCCTGCAGAGCCTCTTGATGATCGTCACCATGTTATGGATGCTGCATCTCTGCTGCGCTGTGCAGACCGTGAACCGCGTGTCAACCAAGTATCGCGCCTTCACCGGTAAGTGTATGTCCTAGGCTGCGGATGACACtgcagctgttgccaaactacaactcccagcaagatTTCCGAGAACAGCTAAGCAAGCGTGCATGCTAAGAGTTGTAGTTCACTGGTCTGGACTTTGCGGACCGCCTGGTCTAGTATATCAGGAGTTGTACTGGGAGAGTAGTAAATGCTCATTATAGAAGAGGACGCCCGGCACTGGAGGACTGTAGTCACGAGGCAGTCTAGGGTCTGATCTCCGTCCGTCTATAGCAGTTAAATTATAACATTCTGATATGAGGGGACTCTCCCATCGCTGACGTCCCCACATGTGTCCGGCAGAGCTGGCGGGATCCTTATAATAAGGCCGGATTACTGCGCAGAATCCTCCGAATAATCAGCGTGTATGTAATGAATATGTGTAGGAAGGTGATCAGCGGCGCCCAAGAGCAATATTCAGTTAGGCTCTCCTCACATCTCCAATTCCCCCTACCACTCTGCCTAAATGTCAGTCCTCACTGTGTGTCTGGAATTCTGTTCATAAACCAGGATGGTCTGATGACATTTAAAGTCATGCTAAGTGATTTCCTAATTTGATGAAATAACCGGTTACAGGAGTTACTGCTCGCCGTACACGCACGTCATGCCACAATAATTCATCTTCTGCTCAGGTTACTCTGATGAGAAATAGATACTGGAAGTATTTACCTCCTCCATAAATCTTCTGGTGTAATCGTATTCACTGGAGAGCAGCAAAGAGCTGTCAGCTTTCTCATAGCTTTCATATTTCATGTACATTACTACACCGCTCCAGGTATCCTATAAATACTGCTCCAACTacacagcaagggacaaaaatggCGGCATCTGCAACTTGTCAGAGCAAGAAGATCAGAACtgtaatataactgctataatactgcctcctatgtacaagaatataactactataatactgctcctatgtacaagaatataactgctataatactgcctcctatgtacaggaatataactactataatactgcctcctatatacaagaatataactactatagtactgctcctatgtacaagaatataactactataatactgcctcctatgtacaagaatataactactataatactgctcctatgtacaagaatataactactataatactacctcctatgtacaggaatataactactataatactgcctcctatatacaagaatataactactataatactgctcctatgtacaagaatataactactataatactgctcctatgtacaagaatataactactataatactgctcctatgtacaagaatataactactataatactgctcctatgtacaagaatataactactataatactgcctcctatgtacagtaatatacctactataatactgctcctatgtacaggaatataactgctataatactgctcctatgtacaggaatataactactataatactgctcctatgtacaagaatataactactataatactgcctcctatgttcaagaatataactactataatactgcctcctatatacaagaatataactactataatactgcctcctatgtacaagaatataactactataatactgcctcctatgtacaagaatataactactataatactgctcctatgtacaagaatacaactactataatactgctcctatgtacaaggatataactactataatactgcctcctatgtacaagaatataactactataatactgctcctatgtacaagaatataactactataatactgctcctatgtacaagaatataactactataatactgctcctatgtacaagaatataactgctataatactgcctcctatgtacaagaatataactactataatactgccttctatgtacaagaatataactactataatactgctcctatgtacaagaatataactactataatactgctcctatgtacaagaatataactgctatattactgcctcccatgtacaagaatataactactataatactgcctcctatgtacaggaatataactactataatactgctcctatgtacaagaatataactactataatactgctcctatgtacaagaatataactactataatactgcctcctatgtacaagaatatatctactataatactgctcctatgtacaagaatataactactataatactgcctcctatgtacaagaatataactactataatactgctcctatgtacaagaatataactactataatactgcccctatgtacaagaatataactactataatactgcctcctatgtacaagaatataactactataatactgctcctatgtacaagaatataactactataatactgcccctatgtacaagaatataactactataatactgcctcctatgtacaagaatataactgctataatactgctcctatgtacaagaatataactactataatactgctcctatgtacaagaatataactactataatactgctcctatgtacaagaatataactgctataatactgcctcctatgtacaagaatataactactataatactgcctcctatgtacaagaatataactactataatactgctcctatgtacaagaatataactactataatactgcctcccatgtacaagaatataactactataatactgctcctatgtacaagaatataactactataatactgcccctatgtacaagaatataactactataatactgcctcctatgtacaagaatataactgctataatactgctcctatgtacaagaatataactactataatactgctcctatgtacaagaatataactactataatactgctcctatgtacaagaatataactgctataatactgcctcctatgtacaagaatataactactataatactgcctcctatgtacaagaatataactactataatactgctcctatgtacaagaatataactgctataatactgctccgatgtacaagaatataactgctataatactgctcctatgtacaggtatataactgctataatactgctcctatgtatacgTGCCATTCTTCTCCTCACAGGGGGCTGCGACTGAAGGGCAGTTACAACACAGTCTGATGTCCAGGTCATTTCATGTATACATATATCAGACAGAGAGCGTGGCCCTGGATGTTATTCTCTGGGGCCACATGGCTGAGGCTCCTGTTTGGTGTCTCACTGCTCGGCGGGGGAGGGGCAGTTTTCTGACGGGGCCCTTGAATCAGATTAGTGATCCCTTCACAACCACTTGGTAAAGATCAGAGTGTGGGAGACTCAGGGCAGATCTGCGGGGCTCCTCAGTGTAATggttggcggggggggggggggcggcggcggcagcTCGGGGGCCGTCCATATCTGACTCTCACACTTTTCTTTGCAGACTTCAAGCTGGCGGACTTCTGGGAGTGGAGCCGCTTTGAGGATTATCTGCAGTTCTGCCTGTCGCTGACCGTCCTTGGTGCCCTCCTCACGTACAGCCTCCTGGATGTCCCCATCTTTGTGGAGGCCCTGGGGTTAGTGGCCCTCCTCACTGAGGCAACGTTAGGactccctcagctgctgcagaacctcaggaaCAAGTCCACGCGAGGCATGAGGTAAGAAGCCGCCTGTCTGAGAATGGCCCTCCACCATGGACACGGCAGCACAGTCTCCCTCCTGTGTTTTCTATGGAAATgtggccactagggggagccactGCATGACGATCCATGGTACACCAATAGTCAGAAAATGGGTTCTCCATCCGAAGAACCAAAGCCCttgtctattactgctgacaacctgcctgtgtatcctgtctgagaggtagtcacagccccgcccctgctgatgacatcactgatataatgacaccTTAtactcaggggtgcaccaccaatgaggccgggtgaggcgatcgcctcaggcagcaccaggtaagggcaagaggggggcaaccGAAGGGCCATGAGCTGAAGGgagggggttaggttaagaaattggcattggggagtcGGGgcgcagaaaggctaggtgcacccctgcttatactacaggaacatctattcatctattactgctgacaacctgcctgtatatcctgtctgagaggtagtcacagccccgccccctgctgatgacatcactgataaaaTGACAATGTGTCCTCAGTAAATGGCTCTTCTCAGGGACCCCCCATTGGGGGCTATTAGGCAGGCGAGTGCATGAAGTCATACAGCAGCCGCCGTCTATTGTGCAGGAGGCGCAGGCGGATGGCAGCGTTTATCCAGCGCTGGCTGCAGGCGGATGGCAGCGTTTATCCAGCTCTGGCTGCAGGCGGATGGCAGCGTTTATCCCGCGCTGGCTGCAGGCGGATGGCAGCGTTTATCCCGAGCTGGCTGCAGGCGGATGGCAGCGTTTATCCCGAGCTGGCTGCAGGCGGATGGCAGCGTTTACCCCGCGTTGGCTGCAGGCGTATGGCAGCGTTTATCCCGCGCTGGCTGCAGGCGGATGGCAGCGTTTATCCAGCGCTGGCTGCAGGCGGATGGCAGCGTTTACCCCGCGTTGGCTGCAGGCGTATGGCAGCGTTTATCCCGCGCTGGCTGCAGGCGGATGGCAGCGTTTATCCAGCGCTGGCTGCAGGCGGATGGCAGCGTTTACCCCGCGTTGGCTGCAGGCGTATGGCAGCGTTTATCCCGCGCTGGCTGCAGGCGGATGGCAGCGTTTATCCCGCGCTGGCTGCAGGCGGATGGCAGCGTTTATCCCGCGCTGGCTGCAGGCGGATGGCAGCGTTTATCCCGCGCTGGCTGCAGGTGGATGGCAGCGTTTATCCCGAGCTGGCTGCAGGCGGATGGCAGCGTTTATCCCGCGCTGGCTGCAGGCGGATGGCAGCGTTTATCCCGCGCTGGCTGCAGGCGGATGGCAGCGTTTATCCCGCGCTGGCTGCAGGCGGATGGCAGCGTTTATCCCGCGCTGGCTGCAGGCGGATGGCAGCGTTTATCCAGCGCTGGCTGCAGGCGGATGGCAGCGTTTATCCCGCGCTGGCTGCAGGCGGATGGCAGCGTTTATCCCGCGCTGGCTGCAGGCGGATGGCAGCGTTTATCCCGCGCTGGCTGCAGGCGGATGGCAGCGTTTATCCCGCGCTGGCTGCAGGTGGATGGCAGCGTTTATCCAGCGCTGGCTGCAGGCGGATGGCAGCGTTTATACCGCGCTGGCTGCAGGCGGATGGCAGCGTTTATCCTGGAGGAGGCACCATGTACCACACGGGTAATTAAACTCTGTCAAAGGTGAGACTTGGAAACCTCCTTTAACCTCAAATACATTTCTGAAACCGtcacatcactgagaatgccgcctatcatcattagagatcagcggtgacatcgctgagaatgccgcctatccattcactagagatcagcggtgacatcactgagaatgcagcctatccattcactagagatcagcggtgccatcactgagaatgcagcctatccattcactagagatcagcggtgacatcactgagaatgcagcctatccattcactagagatcagcggtgacatcactgagaatgccgcctatcatcattagagatcagcggtgacatcactgagaatgccgcctatcatcattagagatcagcagtgacatcgctgagaatgccacctatccattcactagagatcagcggtgacatcactgagaacgcagcctatccattcactagagatcagcggtgacatcactgagaatgccgcctatctattcactagagatcagcggtgacatcactgagaatgctgcctatccattcactagagatcagcggtgacatcactgagaatgccgcctatccatcactagagatcagcggtgacatcactgagaatgccgcctatccatccactagagatcagcggtgacatcactgagaatgccccctatccattcactagagatcagcggtgacatcactgagaatgccgcctatccatcactagagatcagcggtgacatcactgagaatgccgcctatccatccactagagatcagcggtgacatcactgagaatgccgcctatcaattcactagagatcagcggtgacatcactgagaatgccgcctacccatcactagagatcagcggtgacatcactgagatgtATTATCGTCTGATGACTCTTTAGAAATGTGAAGTGAAAGGATGCTTCCTGTCATTACTGCAGTCGGCCAGTAGAGGCCCCCATGTTCATATAACTTGGGCCCCTGTGATCATAGCCGTTGTCTGGGGCCACAGCAGGAGGACAGATTACGTATAAGGTATTGTGATAAGTCATATATAATGGACCCTTCCCAGTATACATGTGATATATGACGAGCTGGGATAATAAATGAAGCAGCACTACAAGTGACAGGAGACAGGTTGGATTAGTTCTGGGACATGGAGGGAGAGGGCCATTAATAGGGAGGCGCCTGCAGTGATGAGGATGGATGCTTTATGTATTGGGGAGCACCCGTCATGCACAGTGAGAGATCTGGGGTGCACCCGTCATCCACAGTGAGAGATCTGGGGTGCACCCTTCATGCACAGTGACAGATCTGGGGTGCACCCGTCATGCACAGTGAGAGATCTGGGGTCCACCCGTCATGCACAGTGAGAGATCCAGGGTGCACCCTTCATGCACAG
Proteins encoded in this region:
- the LOC122920817 gene encoding solute carrier family 66 member 2-like isoform X1: MDFSEDSVETWPVLSWVSSAVMVVGGVLPYIPQYQEIKRTSNAEGFSTWVCFVLLVANILRIFFRFGKFFEFPLLLQSLLMIVTMLWMLHLCCAVQTVNRVSTKYRAFTDFKLADFWEWSRFEDYLQFCLSLTVLGALLTYSLLDVPIFVEALGLVALLTEATLGLPQLLQNLRNKSTRGMSVPMVVLWTAGDCFKTLYFIIKATPAQFWLCGALQICLDALILLQVWFYNPQTHIKFG
- the LOC122920817 gene encoding solute carrier family 66 member 2-like isoform X2 yields the protein MSPPLLLPNPAARRVTVEKRDEMRRGRAMVVRLQRLFGKFFEFPLLLQSLLMIVTMLWMLHLCCAVQTVNRVSTKYRAFTDFKLADFWEWSRFEDYLQFCLSLTVLGALLTYSLLDVPIFVEALGLVALLTEATLGLPQLLQNLRNKSTRGMSVPMVVLWTAGDCFKTLYFIIKATPAQFWLCGALQICLDALILLQVWFYNPQTHIKFG